In one Pseudomonas sp. SCA2728.1_7 genomic region, the following are encoded:
- a CDS encoding GNAT family N-acetyltransferase, translated as MEATICIRPATLADAGIISRIIERSIRIGCALDHRNDPSLVSQWIGLQSADFISARLADPHFYLCIALLANKPAGVGMAQASGGILLCYVQPESFRRGVGRALMLDLEGWLRVRGVSHADLNSTRTGQAFYRRLGYRESAPPLEYQGLQTLPMHKPMAAPG; from the coding sequence ATGGAAGCAACCATCTGTATTCGTCCGGCCACACTGGCCGACGCCGGTATCATCAGCCGCATCATCGAACGTTCGATTCGCATCGGATGTGCGCTCGATCACCGTAACGATCCATCACTCGTCAGCCAATGGATCGGCCTGCAATCCGCCGATTTCATCAGTGCACGACTGGCCGATCCGCACTTCTATCTCTGCATCGCGCTGTTGGCGAACAAACCGGCCGGTGTCGGCATGGCGCAGGCCAGCGGCGGCATTTTGCTGTGTTACGTCCAGCCAGAGTCATTTCGCCGGGGCGTCGGGCGAGCGCTGATGTTGGATCTGGAAGGCTGGTTACGGGTTCGCGGTGTTTCTCACGCTGATCTCAACAGCACGCGCACCGGCCAGGCATTTTATCGGCGTTTGGGCTATCGCGAATCAGCGCCGCCCCTCGAATACCAAGGCTTGCAGACCCTGCCCATGCACAAGCCGATGGCAGCGCCGGGCTGA
- a CDS encoding aspartate aminotransferase family protein produces the protein MSVATSLIEESSARVTSAPAETLYQFNESPLLARQARQESNARSYPRRIPLALKRAKGLYVEDVEGRTFIDCLAGAGTLALGHNHPVVIEAIQQVLADELPLHTLDLTTPVKDQFVQDLFGLLPSALAAEAKIQFCGPTGTDAVEAALKLVRTATGRSTVLSFSGGYHGMSQGALSLMGSLGPKKPLGALLSNGVQFMPFPYDYRCPFGLGGAAGVKANLSYLENLLNDPEAGVQLPAAVIVEAVQGEGGVIPADIEWLRGLRRITEQAGVALIVDEIQSGFARTGKMFAFEHADITPDVVVLSKAIGGSLPLAVVVYRDWLDTWQPGAHAGTFRGNQMAMAAGSAVMRYLVEHKVCEHAAAMGERLSEHLRILQRDFPQLGDIRGRGLMLGVELVEPNGTPDALGHPPAFARLAPLVQRECLKRGLILELGGRHGAVVRFLPPLVITAAEIDRVAQIFGRALAAATASL, from the coding sequence ATGTCAGTCGCCACCAGCCTTATCGAAGAGTCGTCGGCCCGGGTTACTTCGGCCCCGGCCGAAACGCTGTACCAGTTCAATGAGTCGCCACTGCTGGCCCGTCAGGCCCGCCAGGAATCCAACGCGCGCAGCTATCCACGACGTATTCCATTGGCTCTGAAGCGCGCCAAAGGCCTGTATGTCGAAGACGTTGAAGGACGCACGTTCATCGACTGTCTGGCCGGTGCCGGCACGCTGGCGCTGGGGCATAACCACCCGGTGGTGATCGAAGCGATCCAACAGGTGCTGGCCGATGAATTGCCGCTGCACACCCTCGACCTGACCACACCGGTCAAGGATCAGTTTGTCCAGGATCTGTTCGGTCTGCTGCCATCGGCCCTCGCGGCTGAAGCGAAAATCCAGTTCTGCGGCCCGACCGGTACCGATGCTGTGGAAGCGGCGTTGAAGCTGGTACGCACGGCGACCGGGCGCAGTACCGTGCTGTCGTTTTCCGGCGGTTATCACGGCATGAGCCAGGGCGCGCTGAGTCTGATGGGCAGCCTGGGGCCGAAAAAGCCCTTGGGCGCCTTGCTCAGTAATGGCGTGCAGTTCATGCCGTTCCCGTATGACTACCGCTGCCCGTTCGGCCTCGGTGGCGCAGCTGGCGTGAAGGCTAACCTGAGTTACCTGGAAAACCTGCTCAACGATCCCGAGGCTGGCGTGCAACTGCCCGCAGCGGTGATCGTCGAAGCGGTGCAGGGCGAAGGCGGCGTGATTCCGGCGGACATCGAGTGGTTGCGCGGTTTGCGCCGGATCACCGAGCAGGCCGGTGTGGCGCTGATCGTCGACGAGATCCAGAGCGGTTTCGCCCGTACCGGCAAGATGTTTGCCTTCGAACACGCCGACATCACCCCGGATGTGGTGGTGTTGTCCAAAGCCATCGGCGGCAGCTTGCCGTTGGCTGTGGTGGTCTACCGTGACTGGCTCGACACCTGGCAGCCAGGTGCGCACGCCGGCACCTTCCGTGGCAATCAGATGGCCATGGCGGCAGGTTCCGCGGTGATGCGTTATCTGGTTGAGCACAAGGTCTGCGAACACGCTGCTGCCATGGGCGAGCGCCTCAGCGAGCACCTGCGCATCCTGCAACGCGACTTCCCGCAACTGGGTGATATTCGTGGTCGTGGCCTGATGCTCGGGGTAGAGCTGGTCGAGCCGAACGGCACGCCGGATGCGCTCGGCCATCCGCCGGCGTTTGCGCGACTGGCGCCGCTGGTCCAGCGCGAATGCCTCAAGCGTGGGCTGATTCTGGAGCTGGGCGGTCGCCATGGCGCGGTAGTGCGTTTCCTGCCGCCGCTGGTGATTACCGCTGCCGAAATCGACCGTGTTGCGCAAATCTTTGGTCGCGCTTTGGCCGCCGCCACCGCGTCGCTGTAA
- a CDS encoding MbtH family protein has protein sequence MTSVFDREDILFQVVVNHEEQYSIWPDYKAVPEGWRTVGKSGLKKECLAYIEETWTDMRPLSLRQKMEGQAAAQ, from the coding sequence ATGACGTCAGTATTCGACCGCGAGGACATCCTCTTTCAGGTCGTGGTCAACCACGAAGAGCAATACTCGATCTGGCCGGATTACAAAGCCGTGCCGGAAGGCTGGCGCACTGTGGGCAAGAGCGGCCTGAAAAAGGAATGCCTGGCCTACATTGAAGAAACCTGGACTGACATGCGTCCGCTGAGCCTGCGCCAGAAGATGGAAGGGCAGGCCGCCGCGCAATAA
- a CDS encoding zinc ABC transporter substrate-binding protein, with protein sequence MTFSLRKLTLAMTLCGVVCTPLMAAEKAKPLQVLASLPITFGLAEALLKGTDVNLERAAPANLPGSRQSAYFTGRGAPALSKLATGADAVIGVRSLWLDDQLYPIARRSNIRIVEVDAARPVDGALPGIAVQPDLKVDGLNSQPWLASNNMGRMADVMAADLVRLAPSAKPAIEANLATLKQRLLKLSADSEARLANADNLSVLSLSDHFGYLIGSLNLELIGQDPRPDAEWTAEDLKKLTATLKDNDVAVVLHHRQPSEPVKAAIAESGSRLVVLSTDAADPVAELEGNVDLLLKGLSGA encoded by the coding sequence ATGACTTTTTCACTGCGAAAACTGACCTTGGCCATGACCCTCTGCGGTGTGGTCTGCACGCCGTTGATGGCCGCCGAAAAAGCTAAACCGCTGCAGGTACTCGCCTCGTTGCCCATCACCTTTGGCTTGGCAGAAGCGCTGCTCAAGGGCACTGATGTCAATCTCGAACGCGCGGCGCCGGCGAACCTGCCGGGCAGTCGTCAGAGTGCCTACTTCACCGGGCGTGGCGCTCCGGCCCTGAGCAAACTGGCAACCGGTGCCGATGCCGTCATTGGCGTGCGCTCGCTATGGCTGGATGATCAGTTGTACCCGATCGCCCGCCGCAGCAATATCCGCATTGTCGAAGTCGACGCCGCGCGTCCGGTCGACGGCGCCCTGCCGGGCATTGCCGTGCAACCGGATCTGAAGGTTGATGGCTTGAACAGTCAACCGTGGCTGGCGAGCAACAACATGGGACGCATGGCGGATGTGATGGCGGCGGATCTGGTGCGCCTGGCACCGAGCGCAAAGCCTGCGATCGAGGCGAATCTGGCGACGTTGAAGCAGCGTCTGTTGAAGCTCAGCGCCGATAGCGAAGCGCGTCTGGCCAACGCCGACAATCTGAGTGTGTTGAGTTTGAGCGATCACTTCGGCTATTTGATCGGCAGCCTCAATCTGGAGCTGATCGGTCAGGATCCACGCCCTGATGCCGAGTGGACGGCTGAGGATCTGAAAAAACTGACGGCAACGCTAAAGGACAATGATGTCGCGGTGGTGCTGCATCATCGGCAGCCGTCAGAGCCGGTGAAAGCGGCGATTGCCGAATCGGGTAGTCGTCTGGTGGTGTTGAGCACCGATGCGGCGGATCCGGTGGCGGAGCTGGAAGGCAATGTGGATTTGCTGTTGAAGGGTTTGAGCGGGGCTTAG
- a CDS encoding metal ABC transporter permease gives MSYEAFRLMVQGWASSGYLPEALAYGFVVNALLAGLLIGPVLGGLGTLVVVKRFAFFSEAVGHAALTGVAIGILLGEPYTGPYGSLFGYCLLFGILLNYLRNRTGLAPDTLIGVFLSVSLALGASLLLILAGKINVHILENVLFGSVLTVNGNDLAVLAIVGSLVMALALPLYNRIMLASFNPQLAAVRGVAVKTLDYLFVILVTLITVAAVKVIGAILVGALLVIPAAAARLLSQSLKGFFWCSVLIATVSTLCGILAPIVFDLPIPSGAAIILVAGIAFALAAIARGVVPSLKGNLG, from the coding sequence ATGAGTTACGAAGCCTTTCGTTTGATGGTGCAAGGCTGGGCCTCGTCCGGCTATCTGCCGGAAGCACTGGCCTACGGCTTTGTGGTCAATGCATTGCTTGCCGGCCTGCTGATCGGCCCGGTACTCGGCGGCCTCGGCACGCTGGTGGTGGTCAAGCGCTTCGCGTTTTTCTCCGAAGCGGTGGGCCACGCGGCGCTGACCGGCGTGGCCATCGGCATCCTGCTCGGCGAACCCTACACCGGTCCGTACGGCAGCCTGTTCGGTTACTGCCTGCTGTTCGGCATCCTGCTCAATTACCTGCGCAACCGCACCGGTCTGGCGCCGGACACTCTGATCGGCGTGTTTCTGTCGGTGTCGCTGGCACTCGGCGCGAGTCTGCTGTTGATCCTGGCGGGCAAGATCAACGTGCACATTCTCGAAAACGTACTGTTCGGCTCAGTGCTGACGGTCAACGGCAACGATCTGGCGGTGCTGGCCATCGTCGGTTCGCTGGTCATGGCGCTGGCCTTGCCGCTGTACAACCGCATCATGCTCGCCAGCTTCAATCCGCAACTGGCAGCGGTGCGCGGGGTGGCGGTGAAAACCCTGGATTATCTGTTCGTGATTCTGGTGACGCTGATCACCGTGGCCGCGGTGAAAGTCATCGGTGCGATTCTGGTCGGCGCGCTGCTGGTGATTCCAGCAGCAGCGGCGCGTTTGCTCAGTCAGTCGCTCAAGGGCTTCTTCTGGTGCTCGGTGCTGATCGCCACGGTCAGCACGTTGTGCGGGATTCTTGCGCCGATCGTGTTTGACCTGCCGATTCCATCCGGCGCCGCGATCATTCTGGTCGCCGGCATAGCCTTCGCCCTCGCTGCCATTGCGCGCGGGGTTGTCCCGAGTCTGAAAGGGAATCTTGGATAA
- a CDS encoding metal ABC transporter ATP-binding protein: MTSREILSPENTESPVAASLLAKASVQATSSLDDIPLSRAGSLLQVSGPTLNFAGICLTLGRTTILDKVTFQVQPGSVHALVGPNGGGKSSLIKTLLGQMPHQGHLSLQWPGEPGTIGYVPQALEFDRGLPLTVDDFMAAMCQRRPAFLGLSKRYAGAIGDALERVGMQDKRKRRMGALSGGERQRVLLAQGLIPAPQLLVLDEPMSALDEAGIQVFERLLNDWRATGITVLWIEHDLEAVGRLADRVTGLNRRVLFDATPQQALTPERLLTLFSTHPRSAA; the protein is encoded by the coding sequence ATGACTTCCAGAGAGATCCTTTCCCCCGAAAACACCGAGTCCCCTGTGGCAGCGAGCCTGCTCGCGAAGGCGTCGGTCCAGGCAACATCTTCGTTGGATGACATACCGCTATCGCGAGCAGGCTCACTCCTACAGGTTTCGGGGCCGACTCTGAATTTTGCGGGGATTTGTCTGACGCTGGGGCGCACGACGATTCTCGACAAGGTCACCTTCCAGGTGCAGCCCGGCAGCGTGCATGCGCTGGTCGGCCCCAACGGTGGCGGCAAGAGTTCGCTGATCAAAACCTTGCTCGGGCAAATGCCGCATCAGGGCCATCTCAGCCTGCAATGGCCCGGCGAACCCGGGACCATCGGTTATGTGCCACAGGCGCTGGAGTTCGATCGCGGTTTGCCTTTGACCGTCGACGATTTCATGGCCGCGATGTGTCAGCGACGCCCGGCGTTTCTCGGTTTGAGCAAGCGTTACGCCGGCGCCATTGGCGATGCGCTGGAACGCGTCGGCATGCAGGACAAACGCAAGCGGCGCATGGGTGCGCTGTCCGGCGGGGAACGGCAGCGGGTGCTGCTCGCACAAGGCTTGATTCCGGCGCCGCAATTGCTGGTGCTGGATGAACCGATGTCGGCCCTTGATGAAGCCGGAATTCAGGTGTTCGAGCGCCTGCTCAATGACTGGCGCGCGACGGGCATCACCGTGCTGTGGATCGAGCACGATCTGGAAGCGGTCGGGCGTCTGGCCGATCGGGTCACCGGCCTTAACCGTCGTGTGCTGTTCGACGCCACGCCACAACAGGCGCTGACCCCGGAACGTCTGCTCACGCTGTTTTCTACCCATCCACGGAGCGCTGCCTGA
- a CDS encoding metal ABC transporter substrate-binding protein — protein MSISSSRRPLLRLFLLGLCACLLSPLAIADQAKRLRIGITLHPYYSYVANIVGDKAEVVPLIPAGFNPHAYEPRAEDIKRISGLDVIVLNGVGHDDFADRMIAASDTPDIKTIEANENVPLLAATGVAARGAGKVVNPHTFLSISASIAQVNNIARELGKLDPDNAKTYTQNARAYGKRLRQMRADALAKLTQAPNAELRVATVHAAYDYLLREFGLEVTAVVEPAHGIEPSPNQLKKTIDQLRELDVKVIFSEMDFPSTYVETIQRESGVKLYPLSHISYGEYTADKYEKEMTGNLNTVVRAIQESGA, from the coding sequence ATGTCTATTTCATCGTCTCGCCGTCCATTGTTGCGTCTGTTTCTGCTCGGCCTCTGCGCCTGCCTGCTCAGCCCATTGGCCATTGCCGATCAGGCCAAACGCCTGCGCATCGGCATCACCCTGCACCCGTATTACAGCTATGTGGCGAACATCGTCGGCGACAAGGCCGAGGTGGTGCCGCTGATCCCGGCCGGTTTCAATCCGCATGCCTACGAACCGCGGGCCGAGGACATCAAACGCATCAGCGGGCTGGACGTGATCGTGCTCAACGGTGTCGGCCATGACGACTTCGCCGACCGCATGATCGCCGCCAGCGATACGCCCGACATCAAAACCATCGAAGCCAACGAAAACGTGCCGCTGCTGGCCGCCACCGGGGTTGCCGCACGCGGCGCCGGCAAAGTGGTGAATCCGCACACATTCCTGTCGATCAGCGCCTCCATCGCCCAGGTCAACAACATCGCGCGCGAACTGGGCAAACTCGATCCGGACAACGCCAAGACCTACACCCAGAACGCCCGCGCCTACGGCAAACGCCTGCGGCAGATGCGCGCCGACGCGCTGGCCAAACTGACGCAAGCACCGAACGCAGAACTGCGCGTGGCCACGGTGCACGCCGCTTATGACTATTTGCTGCGTGAGTTCGGCCTGGAAGTGACCGCCGTGGTCGAGCCGGCCCACGGCATCGAGCCGAGCCCAAACCAATTGAAGAAGACCATCGACCAGTTGCGTGAACTGGACGTGAAGGTGATCTTCTCGGAGATGGATTTCCCCTCCACTTACGTCGAAACGATTCAGCGTGAGTCCGGCGTGAAACTGTATCCGCTGTCGCACATTTCCTACGGCGAATACACCGCCGACAAGTACGAAAAGGAAATGACCGGCAACCTCAACACCGTGGTGCGGGCGATTCAGGAGTCCGGCGCATGA
- a CDS encoding DUF6162 family protein, which translates to MSTPTQQIVRPAGAGHETLNVLLLCLLILAVAGSVVAWRGVSHEPEPVATNQLDARRDLSASEQGIYADLRVTLDEIRLLREEQQALPTPQYLADEGFAPFAQDASSVSRGGHAWQMLANTAYFGRSQSTAVAGSFVMLLSADDKAAPDIWLNRDANLTAPTELTEAALSAAGWKQIVAQYDAGVTREHRH; encoded by the coding sequence ATGAGTACGCCCACCCAACAAATCGTGCGTCCGGCCGGTGCCGGTCATGAAACCCTCAATGTGCTGCTGTTGTGCCTGTTGATCCTCGCGGTCGCAGGTTCTGTGGTCGCGTGGCGCGGGGTCTCCCATGAACCGGAGCCGGTGGCGACAAATCAACTCGACGCGCGCCGCGACCTCAGCGCTTCGGAACAAGGCATCTACGCCGACCTGCGGGTGACCCTCGACGAAATCCGCTTGCTGCGCGAAGAACAGCAAGCCCTGCCGACACCGCAATATCTGGCCGACGAAGGCTTTGCGCCGTTTGCCCAGGATGCGAGTTCGGTCAGCCGTGGCGGTCATGCCTGGCAGATGCTGGCGAATACCGCCTATTTCGGCCGTAGCCAAAGCACAGCGGTTGCCGGTTCGTTCGTGATGTTGCTGAGCGCCGACGACAAGGCTGCGCCCGATATCTGGCTCAACCGCGACGCCAATCTGACAGCGCCGACCGAACTGACTGAAGCCGCCCTGTCCGCCGCTGGCTGGAAACAGATCGTCGCGCAATACGATGCCGGGGTTACCCGCGAACATCGCCATTGA
- a CDS encoding thiamine pyrophosphate-binding protein: protein MSQSSTATPPSRLSRFWHKWRFHINALLLLIPLGFMPKYFADVSLFRGDSGLGEREIGDVQVGPWSLRLAELRNEAPHLSGPAGYMKDFNAALCDACVEQVKATYLRIGKPRSLRAAGVIFFGTPYRMGSQLPVPEKTKADAELWITMEGWDGSMHQASIPLSQASPATIAWLNKQGAKP, encoded by the coding sequence GTGAGCCAGTCCAGCACCGCCACCCCACCGTCGCGCCTGAGCCGTTTCTGGCACAAATGGCGCTTCCACATCAATGCGCTGCTGTTGCTGATCCCGTTGGGATTCATGCCCAAGTACTTCGCCGACGTGTCGCTGTTTCGCGGCGACAGCGGCCTGGGCGAGCGCGAAATAGGTGACGTTCAGGTCGGCCCCTGGAGTTTGCGTCTGGCCGAACTGCGCAACGAAGCCCCGCATCTGAGCGGTCCAGCCGGCTACATGAAGGACTTCAACGCAGCGCTGTGCGATGCCTGCGTTGAACAGGTCAAGGCCACTTATCTGCGCATCGGCAAACCGCGCAGCCTGCGTGCCGCAGGGGTGATTTTCTTCGGTACACCGTATCGCATGGGCAGCCAACTGCCGGTTCCGGAAAAAACCAAAGCCGACGCCGAACTGTGGATCACCATGGAAGGCTGGGACGGCAGCATGCATCAGGCTTCGATCCCTCTGAGTCAGGCCTCCCCCGCCACCATTGCCTGGTTGAACAAACAAGGAGCCAAACCATGA
- a CDS encoding PepSY domain-containing protein — MSKKSRSKLWFLVHSWLALPIWFFVLIVCVTGTLAVVSQEIVWLANPQMRASQPADDAPLLSFEQVLAAIKKAEPQTLVESISRPDESHFALDVSVSYPDGRSQTVYVNPYTGVIQGSAPDFNFQAFTRALHGWWLVPFTNGYSWGWYLVSFLGLPMLASLVTGLVVYKRFWKGFLRPTLRIRHGARIFWGDFHRLSGIWSIWFIAVISITGTWFLIQAFLFDNQVSISTEPIIPAMARESVPISADASPPPRISLDRAVEIAEQKIPGLEVSFISMPGNAYSHMSVGGRGWYPLMFQTATLNPFNGDMAASRLISDRSSLEFVTESMRPLHTGDFGGLWIKLIWFFFGLLLSMMVLSGLLIWTKRTALATANALKRESKKARSAPAQPAFARETSEANL; from the coding sequence ATGTCGAAGAAATCCCGCTCCAAACTGTGGTTCCTCGTTCATAGCTGGCTGGCGTTACCGATCTGGTTCTTTGTGCTGATCGTCTGTGTCACGGGCACTCTGGCGGTGGTCAGCCAGGAAATCGTCTGGCTGGCCAACCCGCAGATGCGCGCCAGTCAGCCCGCCGACGATGCACCGCTGCTCAGCTTTGAGCAGGTGCTGGCCGCCATCAAAAAAGCCGAACCGCAAACACTGGTAGAAAGCATCAGCCGACCGGACGAATCACACTTCGCCCTCGACGTCAGCGTCAGTTATCCGGACGGACGCTCGCAGACCGTTTACGTCAACCCGTACACCGGCGTGATACAAGGCAGCGCTCCCGACTTCAACTTCCAGGCTTTTACCCGCGCCCTGCATGGCTGGTGGCTGGTGCCCTTTACCAACGGTTACAGCTGGGGCTGGTATCTGGTGTCGTTCCTCGGTTTGCCGATGCTCGCCTCGCTGGTAACCGGCCTTGTGGTGTACAAGCGTTTCTGGAAAGGCTTTCTGCGCCCGACCTTGCGCATTCGCCACGGCGCACGGATTTTCTGGGGCGACTTCCACCGCCTCAGCGGGATCTGGTCGATCTGGTTTATCGCGGTGATTTCGATAACCGGTACCTGGTTCCTGATTCAGGCTTTCCTGTTCGACAACCAGGTGTCGATTTCGACCGAGCCCATTATTCCGGCCATGGCGCGTGAAAGCGTGCCAATCTCGGCTGATGCTTCGCCGCCGCCACGGATCAGCCTGGATCGCGCGGTGGAGATCGCCGAACAGAAAATCCCCGGCCTCGAAGTCAGCTTCATCAGCATGCCCGGCAATGCCTACAGCCACATGAGCGTCGGCGGTCGCGGCTGGTATCCGCTGATGTTCCAGACAGCCACGCTGAATCCGTTCAACGGTGACATGGCCGCCTCGCGACTGATCAGCGACCGCTCTTCCCTGGAATTTGTCACCGAATCCATGCGGCCGCTGCACACCGGTGATTTCGGTGGACTGTGGATCAAGCTGATCTGGTTCTTCTTCGGCTTGCTGTTGAGCATGATGGTGCTCAGCGGTCTGCTGATCTGGACCAAACGCACCGCTCTGGCCACCGCCAACGCGCTCAAGCGCGAAAGCAAGAAGGCCCGCAGCGCCCCGGCACAACCGGCCTTCGCCCGTGAAACTTCGGAGGCAAACCTGTGA
- the leuC gene encoding 3-isopropylmalate dehydratase large subunit: protein MTARTLYDKHIDSHTVCRLDDQGHVLLYIDRQVINEYTSPQAFSGLRAAGREVWRPGTALAVVDHVNPTTPVRIAAMPDAGGARQVSYLAQNCRDFGIELLDILDKRQGIEHVIAPEQGFILPGMVIAAGDSHTTTYGALGAFGFGIGTSEIEHLLASQTLVYKRLKSLRVTVDGDLAPGLTSKDVIMALIGRIGASGASGYAIEFCGSTIDALSVEARMTICNMAVEAGARGAFMAPDDKVFAYLKGKPRAPQGELWERGVEKWRELRSDPGAVFDREIHLAASVLEPMVTWGTSPDQAAAIGARVPDPQAISDPILRQDMRRALNYMGLEAGMALSDIVISHAFIGSCTNARIEDLRDAASVVRGQQVAEHVRAMIVPGSSEVRAQAEAEGLAQIFIDAGFEWRQSGCSMCLAMNDDVLAPGDRCASSTNRNFEGRQGAGARTHLMSPAMVAAAAISGRLTDIRHFGERP from the coding sequence ATGACCGCCAGAACCCTCTACGACAAACACATCGATTCGCACACGGTGTGCCGCCTCGACGATCAGGGCCATGTCCTGTTGTATATCGATCGTCAGGTGATCAACGAATACACCAGCCCGCAGGCCTTCAGCGGTTTGCGCGCGGCCGGGCGCGAGGTCTGGCGGCCGGGCACGGCGCTGGCGGTGGTCGATCACGTCAACCCGACCACGCCTGTGCGCATCGCGGCAATGCCTGATGCGGGCGGCGCGCGGCAAGTGTCGTATCTGGCGCAGAACTGCCGCGATTTCGGCATCGAGTTGCTGGACATCCTCGACAAACGTCAGGGCATCGAACACGTGATCGCTCCCGAGCAGGGTTTCATTCTGCCCGGCATGGTCATCGCCGCTGGCGACAGCCATACCACCACCTATGGCGCGCTTGGCGCCTTCGGTTTCGGCATCGGCACGTCCGAGATCGAGCATTTGCTGGCCTCGCAGACCCTGGTCTACAAACGTCTGAAAAGCCTGCGCGTGACTGTCGACGGCGATCTGGCGCCGGGCCTGACCTCCAAAGACGTGATCATGGCCCTGATCGGCCGCATCGGTGCGTCCGGGGCCAGCGGTTACGCGATCGAGTTCTGCGGCTCGACCATCGACGCCCTCAGCGTTGAAGCGCGCATGACCATCTGCAATATGGCGGTCGAGGCCGGCGCGCGCGGGGCGTTCATGGCGCCGGATGACAAGGTCTTCGCCTATCTCAAAGGCAAGCCGCGTGCGCCGCAAGGCGAGTTGTGGGAGCGGGGCGTGGAGAAGTGGCGCGAATTACGCAGTGATCCGGGCGCGGTGTTTGACCGCGAGATTCACCTCGCCGCCAGCGTCCTGGAGCCGATGGTCACCTGGGGCACTAGCCCTGATCAGGCCGCCGCGATCGGTGCGCGAGTGCCGGACCCACAAGCGATCAGCGATCCGATCCTGCGTCAGGACATGCGCCGCGCCCTCAACTACATGGGCCTCGAAGCGGGCATGGCGCTCAGCGATATCGTCATCAGCCATGCCTTTATCGGTTCGTGCACCAATGCGCGAATCGAAGACCTGCGTGATGCCGCCAGCGTCGTGCGCGGGCAGCAAGTGGCAGAGCATGTGCGGGCGATGATCGTCCCCGGCTCCAGCGAAGTTCGCGCGCAGGCCGAGGCCGAAGGGCTGGCGCAGATCTTTATCGATGCCGGTTTCGAATGGCGACAGTCCGGCTGCTCGATGTGCCTGGCGATGAACGACGACGTCCTCGCACCCGGTGACCGTTGCGCATCCAGCACCAACCGCAACTTCGAAGGCCGTCAGGGCGCTGGCGCCCGTACTCATCTGATGAGCCCGGCAATGGTCGCCGCAGCAGCGATCAGCGGTCGACTCACCGATATCCGCCACTTTGGAGAACGCCCATGA
- the leuD gene encoding 3-isopropylmalate dehydratase small subunit, with product MSLQPFTQVSGQAAPLLAANVDTDVIMPKQFLKGIDRQGLDRGLFFDLRFLRDGSPNPDFVLNQPAWQGASFLLVGPNFGCGSSREHAVWGLQQMGIRALIGSSFAGIFYDNCQRNGVLLITLEEAQVQRIGQLVGQAETARVNIDLETQRISLADGTVIDFQIDTLRKTALLLGLDAIGSTLQRREQIKAFERQHLANNPWLC from the coding sequence ATGAGCCTGCAGCCCTTCACGCAAGTCAGTGGCCAGGCCGCGCCGTTGCTGGCGGCCAATGTCGACACGGACGTGATCATGCCCAAGCAGTTCCTCAAAGGCATTGATCGTCAGGGACTCGATCGCGGCTTGTTTTTCGATCTGCGGTTTCTGCGCGATGGCAGCCCCAACCCCGATTTCGTTTTGAACCAACCAGCGTGGCAGGGCGCAAGTTTTCTGCTGGTCGGGCCGAATTTCGGCTGCGGATCGAGCCGCGAACATGCGGTCTGGGGCTTGCAGCAGATGGGCATCCGCGCGTTGATCGGCAGCAGTTTTGCCGGGATCTTCTACGACAATTGCCAGCGTAACGGGGTCTTGTTGATCACCCTGGAAGAGGCGCAGGTGCAACGCATCGGACAGCTTGTCGGTCAGGCTGAAACGGCGCGGGTCAATATTGATCTGGAGACTCAGCGGATTAGTCTGGCGGATGGCACGGTGATCGATTTCCAGATCGATACGCTGCGTAAAACCGCGCTGCTGCTCGGCCTGGATGCCATCGGCAGCACCCTGCAACGGCGCGAACAGATCAAGGCTTTCGAGCGCCAGCACCTGGCCAACAACCCGTGGCTTTGCTGA